The sequence AGTCACGCAATATTATATAATTCTTCTACTAATAATATCACTTGCTTAATAGGGATTTGTTTATCAAAAGATATGTATAATAAAAATATTTTGGATAATATAAAATCTTATGATGAAATGAGATTTTATTGGACTTTTGATAAAGGGTTGAATGAATTACAGACAAATGGTAGTTCTGGACTAAACTTTAGTTTATACTTTCAACCAGGCCAACATTATGTAGAATTATATGTAGAGTTTGACGATCCTATCCAAAGTGAAAAGATTAATAATCAATTTAATGTCTATCCCTCAGTAGGATATTATTGTTCTTCTGGAGGAGAATATTGGATAAATTCTTCTGGTGATTCAGAAGATAGTTTAAATGATTGTTATAGAGAAAATGTTTTAATTTTTTCAAGTAAAACTTGCTGTCCATTAGGATATAAATGTATTAGCGATATATGCAAAGAAGAACATATAGAAACTTGTTTTGATTATAAAACAAAAGAAGATTGCGAAAATTATAGTTTAGAGATAGCGAAAAATAGCATTCATAGCTTGTTTTCTGCTCAAGATTTAGGATTAAAATGTGGTGGCTTTTTTTTCAATAATACAAATGATGGAATTTATGTGAATTATATACAAAATTGTAAATGCATATGGAATGAAACTTCACAAAAATGTTACGCAAAATACGAACAAAATAATAAAAAGATATTCTCTAATGAAAATTTAAATAATTATGGAAATTGCACAATAAAAGAAGAATCTTTAACAGAGTGTATCAATGGTAGAATAAGATACTTAAATATTAATGTTTTTTGGGAAGGAAATCAACCAAGAGGATGTAATAATTTAAATGAAGCAATAATTCCTTGTTTTTCAGAGATTATTTTGCCTTTTATTAGTTGGTTTTCTGTAATCTTATTTTTAGTAATTTTATTAATTTATTATTACAAAAAATTAAAAAAAGATTAAAAGATTTGTTTATTATAAGATAATCCATAGTACTTTAAAGAAGATTTAAAAAACATATCAAAAAAATATATATTTCAAAAAATTTTTTTAATCTTATTACTAACTTATCTTCTTTACTTAATTTACTATTAACTTAAAACAACAATTCCTTTATTTGTTATCTTCATTGGTACAGGTTCTCTCACGTGGGCGGTTCTTCTCATTTTTATTATTCTTATTGCTCTATCTGCTTCTCCACCTACACCTAAAGAATGTAATTTTATAACACCATCAGTTAAGAATTCTACAATGTTATGAACCTCTTCTGAAGAAGATAAATCTCCTTCTCCATCTCCTGGAGTTTCTAAACTTAACAATACTGTAACTTTTAATCTTTTTAACAAAGAACATAAATCATATAATATTCTTCTTATTCTAGCTGGATCATTTATAGTCATATTAAAAACACTTAAAGGATCTATACATACTCTTTTAACATCATATTTTGCTACAAAAGACATTATTTGTTTTGTTAATTCTTTATCAGTTATAGAAGGATCTAATCTTATAAATTTACATTTTCCTGCTTGATCATACTTAGAAAAATCCCAACCTAAAATATAAGCATCTTGCATTACATCTGTTAAATCAGATTCAAAACTTATGTAAAGTCCATTCTCATTATATGCTAAGCCAGTCCATAAATATTGCAATAAAAAAATAGTTTTCCCTGCTCCAGGACCACCTAAAACAACATATGTATTATTTCTCACTAAACCACCATTACATAACTTATCAAATCCCGGAATTCCTGTTGGGCATCTTTCTACTAACATTTCGTCAACAGAAGGTTTTGGCATTTTTCCTCTTTTTATATTTTTATATAAAATTTGATATATTTAAATTTAACTATTTATAAAAATAATTTTATTTATAAATAAATAGATATTATAAAAATATTTTTTTAGTATAATTTTATTTATAAATAAAACTTTTCTTATTTAATTATGTTAAAAAAGGAAGAAATTTTTGAATTTTTAAAAGAAATAAGAGAACATTTTAAAAGTCCAGAATGTAAAGAAGAAATAAAGAAAAAATTTTCATCTTCTTTACCATATGACTTAGAAGAAGAATATTTTTCTATGTTATTTAGTAATAATACTATTATAGAAGTTACAGCAGAAAAAGGAGAAATTATTAATTCAGATAAAAGAGAAGTTGGAAATGTAAGTTATATTACTTTTATTAGGCCAACAACAAAAAAAGAGTTTTATGGAGGTGCTTATGGAAATGGTTATTATAAAATAAAACCTTCTTCAAAAGAAGGATTTTTTAAGATAATAGAAAAGTGCAGAAAAGAAAGTTTAAATGATGCTATAACAAATTTAGCTGGGTATATATCAAGTGCTTCTGATAATACAGGAAAAAATGCGATTAGAAAATATGATTTTTTTGAAACAATACAACCAACAAAATATTATTCAAATTTTTATTTAAACTTTGATTACGATCTTTCTGAAATAGAAGAAATTGCTATAAATATTTCCAAAAACTTAGATAGAAGTAAAGTGGTAGATGAAAGCGGAGAAATAGAAATTTTATCATTAAAAAATGAAAAAATGTTAGTTAATTCTGAGGGAACAGAAATAATTTATGATCCATCTAGCACATTTGAAATATATATGAATGCTTTTGTTAAAACTGGGATAGGAAAAATAAAAATTACAGAAAAAATTAGGGAAAAAAATTTAGAAGATATTTTAAAAGAGAAAAAAATAGAAAAGAAAATATTGGATTTAGAAAAAAAAATTATAAATCAAAAAAATGCTATTAATATAAAACCAGGAACTTATGACATATTATTTATAGAAAAAAGTTATGCAGATGCTGTTCATGAAGCAGGAGCAGCTCATTTATTTTCTCTTTCGTACCAAGTAGATGATATGGTAGGGATATTCTCTTTAGAAGATATTGGTAAAAAAATTGGTAATGAAAATCTTTCTGTTATATTAGATCCTTTTTATCCAGGAAAGGGAGAATGGGGTTATTATAATATTGATGATGAAGGAACTCCAGCAAAAAAAGTTAATTTGATTAGTAATGGTTTTTTAGAAAATTTTATTTGTGATAGAAAAAGCAAAGCAAAACTTAAGTTTTTAGATTCTATTGATTTAGAATTAAATGGTCATGCAAGAGCAGAAGATATAAAGGAATATGTTGAACCAAGAGTTAGTAATTTACTAGTTAGATGGAATCAAAAATTAAAAAATGAAAAAGAGATTTTATATTTTTTCATAGAAATGTTAAAAAGAAAAGGAAAAAGTTATGGAATCTTGTTTAATAGTTCTGCTGGAGAAGTAAATTTATTAGAAGAAGAAAGGGAAGATTCTGATGAAGATCAAGAAGTAAGAAAAACCATTTGTACTTTATATCCATCAGAAGCATTTCTTATAAATCTAGACGGAAAAATAACACCTATATTAAAAAATATTTCATTAAATTTTATGCCTCGCTCTATTTTTGAAAATATCGCTTTTGTTGGTGGAGAATATGTTAAAGAAAATCATTATTGTGGCAGTGATTCTGGTTGCATAACAACTTTAAGCGAATCACCTTCATTGGTAGTAGTAGAAAATTTAACTATAGAAAAATCAAGAATAAGCAACAAAAGAGAATAATCTTATTTAATAATAAATTCACAATAATCTCCATTCTTTGCTTTGCATTTTTCTTCTATAGCATCAACTTTTTTTCCAAAAACATATGAAAAAATTCCTGCTATTACAGCTGCTGTTATTGCACACACTGCTTTTTCTGCTCTTTTTTTATTTTTTTTAAGATAAGTCTCTGCAAGTACGCTTTCATATATTCTTACTACTGCTTGCTTTTTTGTATTATCTAAAGAAGCTATAATCATCTTTCCTAACCCATATATATCAAATATATCCTGAATTGTTTTTATTATTCCTTCATTACTACTTATTTTTTTACTTAGAGTTGAGATGTCTAAAGCAACCACTTCTTTAAGTTGTTTATAAACCTTAGCATGCTCAACAAATTTGGATAGTTGTAATAAAGTTGAATCTTTTATTAAAGAATATAACCTAACATCATCTATTTCTTGTAATTCTAATAAAACATCATCGCTAAGCATTACATGTCTATTTCCTAGAATATTTATTTTCCCATTGTCTATAGAAAATTGTCTTACAAAAAGTAGTTTTTTAAGTAAAGGACTTAACATTTTCCTCTTTTTATTATTTAATATTTTTACCTTTTTAAATTTATTTTATTTTTATTTCTTTTATTAAGTATGTTTTTTTTAATTTTATTAAAGTTTTTTTTAAGGCATTATACAATTTATTCATTTTTTCTTTAGATGTAACATAAATATTTAATTCTTGTGGCATTAAGTATATCTCCATAAAACCGGATTTTGAAAACATGAATCTTTCACAAATTTTATCGTTAATAAAATCTATTCCTATATACCATATCACTTCATGCATTGATTTTTCTAAATTTCTTAAAAATTTTTCAATAGAAGTTTCTATTTTGCTTATTTCGGAAAAAGATTTTTTAGTTTCATCATAAAAAAGATTTACAGCTTTTAGAGTTATGCAAAATCCCATTTTCTCTTTTTTTTCTTTATCATAATTTTTCATTTTATTTTTATTTAATTTTATTTCTTAAAATTTTCTGCTAATTTTTTTAGTTTTCTTTCTCTTGAAATATTTCTTATTGCTGAAATTATACTTGCTGATTCTTTTGTTATTATAATAGACTTTTCAATTTTTTTCATTTTTTCTATTCCATAAAGAGTTTTTATTGTCTCTAAAAATGCTTTCTTAAAACTTCTTGTCCTTCTTGATGAAGAAAAATGAATATTTATTATTAAAGGATAATCGAATTGAATTTCCATGAAACCTTCTTTATAAAATAAGAATCTATAACTATTTTGTGTTTCTTCAACTAAAATTATTTTTTCTTTAAAATGATTTTCTAATAAAGAAATAAATTTTTCAATTTCTTTTTTGTTTATTAAAATTTGCTTTTTATTTTTATCCTCACTTACAAAAGGAAGCTGCATATTTGTATCTATATAAGCAAGACAAATATGTCTTAAGCGCAAAATGAAAAATGGCAAAAATAAACTTATTATCCATAACCATAAGAAATGTAAACTTGTGGCTATAACAGCAACAGTTGTTGTATAAGCTGCTGTGTCTACAACAACATCCGGAATATCTCCGTGAGGTATAAAATCAGAAGGCTTAGATAATGTTATATTAGTGCCTTTTCCTTTAAATTTTATTTTTTTTGTTTCTGGTTTTTCTTCTTCTATTATTTCTTTTGTAATAAGAGAACAAATTCCTGTTGTATAATTACATTCTTCATTATCACTACATGTGTCTGTTTTTATGTAATAACAACCGTCATCTTTTAATTTACATAATAAAGAAGTTTTACTATCTTTACATTGAGGATAATTATCAGGCAAGCATTCATTTATACAAGTTATGTTTTTTATACAACTTCCTTCTTCACAAATATAATTATAACTACATGATTCATAACTATAACTACTCCACTCTAAACAGGAATCAGAATCATAATTTCCACATGTTCTTATTTTTATTGTTGTTGAATTCACGCAAGATTTTTCTTCTTGGCCAGATGAACATTCATCACTACAGCTTTCACCACCCCCGCCACTACCACCACCTCCACTAGAAGAAGCAACACAAATTCCTTCACTACATATATAACCACTATTACAACTAATTAATCTATAGTTATATATTGTTCTATTATCAGCACAGCCATAAATATCAGATTGATTTATTTCTTGTGATTGATTTTTTGTTGTTGAATTAACACAACTATAATCTTGCCATTCACCTATAGATACATTAATATATTCAGGTCCTACTAATTGATATTCATATTCAGTCACATTTTCAGCACAACCATATGAATCATATTTTATTCTGCTTCTTGATTGGTTCATGTCATTACCAGCACAACCTACATTCTGCCAATCAGTCCAATCAGTATAAGTCCAATTAGGTCCTACAAAGGTATAATTATAAACAGTTTCATTTGCCTTACATCCATATAAATCATATTGAGTTGCACTTTGCTTTAATCTCATTTGATTTCCTATACAGGTATCTTCTTGCCACTCTCCAAATGTTGTATTTTGCAATATAGGTCCATCTAATCTATAATCATATATAGTTTCATTTTCATAACAGCCTGTATCATTAGCATCATATTGAGTTAAGTAACGAGATTGATTCATTTGTTCATTAACACAAGTTAAATTTTGCCATTCACTCCAAGATGTATTAACTAAGCTTATGTATAATATTCTGTATTCTGTCCAAGTTGTGTTAGTTTCATTGCAGCCATTTGCGTCATATTGAGTTATATTACGTGATTGATTCCTTCCCTCGCTTAAACAATTCAAATTCTGCCATTCTGTTGTTATATTTTGCCAGTTTGATGTGCATTCTGTATTATTTAAGCAACCTGAATTATTTATTCCTATATATTCGTTTCCACTTGTACAAATATACCAATCATTCATATTACAATTTTTTATTGTTACATTTGTTCCTTGAATAATCAAACCTGTTGTTTCATCATAAATATTTCCATTAAAACTATAACCTTGACAATCAAGAGTACAATCAGAACACATTATTGTTAAGCCATCTCCTGCTAAACATGTAACATCTGCAGAAAATATAGAAGATTCACTCATTGTAAAACCACAAGTATTTCCAGGATTTGAATAAACAGCAAATCCTGTTAGTTTTTTTTCTTGAAGAAAAAACATGCTTGCTGAGAGAACAATAAATAATGAAACAACTATAATGATAGCACTACTAACAGCAATTGCTTTTTTTTGCATTAATAAAAAAGAAAAATAAAGTTTATAAAGATTATTTACAAGCAAGCTAAAGGCAGGTGAGAATTATTTTTTATATAAATTATCTGCATATTCAAAAACTATGTCAGCTTCTGTTGGACCAGGACCAGGTAAAGTTAATTTTCCTTCTTTATCAGGAATTCCTTTAACACTTCCGTCTACATAAAGTATATTTACATATTCTCCTTTATGATTGAAGTAGTTATATGCTCCTCTAACATTATAATCCATAACTAAAGCTGGTTTTTCTCTTCTTTCTGAAGAATCAACTTTGTAAGATGTTAAGCCGCCAGATAAACCTCTATAGAAGTATGTAGAATCTGTATTCTGGTTTGCTTCCCAATTTGCTTTTACTTTTTCTTTTGTAGTCCAATTGTTTGATGGGCAAACCATTAAATCTGTTGTATTAATGTATTGGGGAATTAAATCTCCTAAACAAATTTTTCTGCTAGAGGTTCTTATTCTATTATTAGCATAACCTAAAGGACCTGTATAAGGATACATCTGATCATTATCAGCAGCATACATCTCGCAGGCTAAACCAATTTGCTTGAGATTATTCATGCATGTTGCTCTTCTTGCGCTTTCTCTTGCCCTGCTTAATGCTGGCATAAGCATTGCAGCTAATGTTGCAATTATTCCAACTACAACCAAAAGCTCAATTAAGGTAAAACCTGCTTTTTTCCCTACTCTAATAACATCTTCTTTTTTTGTTATTCCTTGTTTAAATAATCTTTTAGCAAAAGAATGCAAATTAGAATCATTATTATTTGTTTTTTCTTCTAACCCATTTCCTGTCGGTGAAGGCATAGCATCTGCTCCTAACAAATAATCATCTGCATAGCTATTATAATTTGTCATATTCTTTTTAAGATCCTGAGGTTTATAAATCTTTTGTTTTTGTTACTTTGAAGTGAATATAAATAGATGAAGTTGATTTTT is a genomic window of Candidatus Pacearchaeota archaeon containing:
- a CDS encoding ATPase domain-containing protein produces the protein MPKPSVDEMLVERCPTGIPGFDKLCNGGLVRNNTYVVLGGPGAGKTIFLLQYLWTGLAYNENGLYISFESDLTDVMQDAYILGWDFSKYDQAGKCKFIRLDPSITDKELTKQIMSFVAKYDVKRVCIDPLSVFNMTINDPARIRRILYDLCSLLKRLKVTVLLSLETPGDGEGDLSSSEEVHNIVEFLTDGVIKLHSLGVGGEADRAIRIIKMRRTAHVREPVPMKITNKGIVVLS
- a CDS encoding metallopeptidase TldD-related protein, which produces MLKKEEIFEFLKEIREHFKSPECKEEIKKKFSSSLPYDLEEEYFSMLFSNNTIIEVTAEKGEIINSDKREVGNVSYITFIRPTTKKEFYGGAYGNGYYKIKPSSKEGFFKIIEKCRKESLNDAITNLAGYISSASDNTGKNAIRKYDFFETIQPTKYYSNFYLNFDYDLSEIEEIAINISKNLDRSKVVDESGEIEILSLKNEKMLVNSEGTEIIYDPSSTFEIYMNAFVKTGIGKIKITEKIREKNLEDILKEKKIEKKILDLEKKIINQKNAINIKPGTYDILFIEKSYADAVHEAGAAHLFSLSYQVDDMVGIFSLEDIGKKIGNENLSVILDPFYPGKGEWGYYNIDDEGTPAKKVNLISNGFLENFICDRKSKAKLKFLDSIDLELNGHARAEDIKEYVEPRVSNLLVRWNQKLKNEKEILYFFIEMLKRKGKSYGILFNSSAGEVNLLEEEREDSDEDQEVRKTICTLYPSEAFLINLDGKITPILKNISLNFMPRSIFENIAFVGGEYVKENHYCGSDSGCITTLSESPSLVVVENLTIEKSRISNKRE
- a CDS encoding 4-vinyl reductase produces the protein MLSPLLKKLLFVRQFSIDNGKINILGNRHVMLSDDVLLELQEIDDVRLYSLIKDSTLLQLSKFVEHAKVYKQLKEVVALDISTLSKKISSNEGIIKTIQDIFDIYGLGKMIIASLDNTKKQAVVRIYESVLAETYLKKNKKRAEKAVCAITAAVIAGIFSYVFGKKVDAIEEKCKAKNGDYCEFIIK
- a CDS encoding type II secretion system protein, translated to MTNYNSYADDYLLGADAMPSPTGNGLEEKTNNNDSNLHSFAKRLFKQGITKKEDVIRVGKKAGFTLIELLVVVGIIATLAAMLMPALSRARESARRATCMNNLKQIGLACEMYAADNDQMYPYTGPLGYANNRIRTSSRKICLGDLIPQYINTTDLMVCPSNNWTTKEKVKANWEANQNTDSTYFYRGLSGGLTSYKVDSSERREKPALVMDYNVRGAYNYFNHKGEYVNILYVDGSVKGIPDKEGKLTLPGPGPTEADIVFEYADNLYKK